One Maribacter dokdonensis DSW-8 genomic region harbors:
- a CDS encoding glutamine synthetase beta-grasp domain-containing protein has protein sequence MSKTKLEYIWLDGYFPTQNMRSKTKVVNDFGGKLEDCPMWSFDGSSTRQAEGGSSDCLLKPVAIYPDPARKDGYLVMTEVLNADGTPHVSNGRATIDDDDNDFWFGFEQEYFIMDTATELPLGFPRGGYPAPQGMYYCSVGGKNTHGRHIVEEHADLCIAAGLNFEGINQEVACGQWEFQLFAKGAKLAGDELWVARYLLDRLTESYGYYIEYHPKPLGKDMDWNGSGMHANFSNTTLRTCGDQATYEKICEAFRPVVKEHISVYGEFNDQRLTGLHETAAITDFSFGISDRGASIRIPIATVESGWKGWLEDRRPASNGDPYKIAGVIVKTVKSAKV, from the coding sequence CAAAATTAGAATACATCTGGTTAGATGGATATTTTCCAACCCAAAACATGAGAAGCAAGACCAAAGTGGTTAATGACTTTGGTGGTAAATTAGAAGATTGCCCAATGTGGTCTTTTGATGGAAGTTCAACGCGCCAGGCCGAAGGTGGTTCTTCTGACTGTTTGCTTAAACCAGTTGCAATCTACCCTGATCCAGCAAGAAAGGACGGATACTTGGTAATGACAGAAGTACTTAATGCAGATGGTACGCCTCACGTTTCTAATGGTAGAGCTACTATTGATGATGACGATAATGATTTCTGGTTCGGATTTGAGCAAGAATATTTCATCATGGATACTGCTACTGAATTACCTTTAGGTTTCCCAAGAGGTGGTTACCCAGCTCCACAGGGAATGTACTACTGTTCAGTTGGTGGTAAAAATACACACGGTAGACATATTGTAGAGGAGCACGCAGATCTTTGTATTGCTGCTGGTCTTAACTTTGAAGGTATCAATCAAGAAGTTGCTTGTGGTCAATGGGAGTTTCAATTGTTCGCTAAAGGTGCAAAATTAGCCGGTGATGAATTATGGGTAGCACGTTACTTATTGGACAGACTTACTGAGTCTTACGGATACTATATTGAGTACCACCCAAAACCATTAGGTAAAGATATGGATTGGAACGGTTCTGGTATGCACGCAAACTTCTCTAACACTACGTTAAGAACTTGTGGAGACCAAGCAACTTACGAAAAAATATGTGAGGCATTTAGACCAGTAGTTAAAGAACATATCTCTGTATATGGTGAGTTTAACGATCAACGTTTAACAGGTTTACACGAAACTGCTGCTATTACAGATTTCAGCTTCGGTATTTCTGATAGAGGAGCTTCTATACGTATTCCTATCGCAACGGTAGAAAGCGGATGGAAAGGATGGTTAGAAGATAGAAGACCAGCATCTAATGGTGATCCATATAAAATTGCAGGTGTTATCGTTAAAACGGTAAAATCAGCTAAGGTTTAA